Below is a window of Pyxidicoccus xibeiensis DNA.
TGGTCCGGCCCCGCGTCCAGCAGCGCCACGGTGCGGCGGGCGCCCTGCGGCTGACGGTAGGAGGGCTTGAGGAAGGACAGCTCGCCGAAGGCGGCGCGGCGGCGGCGGCGCGGACCGGCGCGGGCCTGGGCGCCGGCGCCGCACGCCGGGCCTGCGCGGCGGCCCGGGCGCTGCTTTCGGCGGCGCGGGCACGAGAAGACGGGGTGGACGGGGCGGCCTCGCCAGGGGCCAGCAGGCGGAACGCCTGCAGCTCGGGAGTGCCCTCGCGCACCATGCCGGCGGGGACGCGGTCCACCTCGACGGCGCCCAGGAAGAGCAGCCCGCCCGGGTTGAGCGTGCGCGACAGCAGGGTGATGGCCGCGTCACGCGCGGCCGGATTGAAATAGGTGAGCACGTTGCGGCAGAGGATGAAGTCGAAGCGGCCGAACCGCTCCGGGAGGGGCGCCAGCAGGTTGGCCTGGGCGAAGGTGGTGACACGACGGACGACGGGGAGGATGGTGACCTGCCGCTCCCCGCTCTCCACGTACAGCGGGAAGAGCTTCGGCGCGGACTCGCGGCGGGACCAGGTGCCGTAGGAGGCCTTGCGCGCCGTCTCCAGGCTGGCCTCGTGCAGGTCCGTGCCGAGGACTTCCACGGGGAAGCCGTGGGGGAGCGACGCCTGCAGGCACGCGGCCAGCGAGTAGGCCTCCTCGCCCGTGGCGCAGCCGGCGCTCCAGCCGCGCAGCGCCAGCGCGCCCCGGCGCAGCGCCGCGGGCACGCCCTCCTGGGCGATGAAGCGGAAGTGCTCCGGCTGGCGGAAGAAGTACGTCTCCCCCACCAGGATGGCTCGCACCAGCATTCCGGACAGATGCGACACCGGGTGCAGCAGCTCTCCCAGGAGGTCTCCCGGGGAGCGGCCGCGCGTCAGCTCCGCGCGCACGACGCGCTCCATCGCCTCGGTGGCGATGGCGTCCTCGCGAAAGCCGGTGATGGCGGCCACCACCTCCCGCGCGCGGGTGAGCAGCCGCGGGTCGAGCTCTCCGCTCATGCGCTCCGCCTGGCCTCCGCGGCCTCCAGCATCGTGGGCAGCTCCCGGAGCAGCCCGCGCGCGATGAAGACGCGCGGGTCCAGGATGGGCAGCGCACGCCCGCCGGCGCGCAGCATGCCGATGAGCCCCTCGCGCAGCGGGCCATGGTCGGCCCCGCCCACGCGCTCGCGCCGGTCGATGTCCGCCGCCGCGTACTCCTCGGGGTCCTTCACCGTGTCCACCGCCAGCGCCAGGGACACGCCGTCCACCTCGATGACCACCAGCATGCGCTCCACGCGCGCCAGCTTGTGCTCCACGCCCAGCCGCCGCGCCACGTCCAGCACGCAGAGCGCGTTGCCGCGGACCTCCACGTACTCGCGCAGGTAGGCCGGCCCGGTGGGCAGGGGCCGCGTCGCCGGGTGCAGCAGCACCTCGCGCACCGCGTCCAGGGGGATGGCGAACTCCAGCTCCCCCACCGTCACGCGCAGCACCAG
It encodes the following:
- a CDS encoding response regulator, producing the protein MSLPSLLLVDDSDAILALERAILSGHYTIHTASNGREALEKVGRLHPAAVLLDLSMPEMDGDEVLQRMKADPATSDIPVIIISSEKSRAEACLGLGAEAFLAKPFRADELLQTVGEALQSARRRARTGSVLVLRVTVGELEFAIPLDAVREVLLHPATRPLPTGPAYLREYVEVRGNALCVLDVARRLGVEHKLARVERMLVVIEVDGVSLALAVDTVKDPEEYAAADIDRRERVGGADHGPLREGLIGMLRAGGRALPILDPRVFIARGLLRELPTMLEAAEARRSA
- a CDS encoding CheR family methyltransferase, which translates into the protein MSGELDPRLLTRAREVVAAITGFREDAIATEAMERVVRAELTRGRSPGDLLGELLHPVSHLSGMLVRAILVGETYFFRQPEHFRFIAQEGVPAALRRGALALRGWSAGCATGEEAYSLAACLQASLPHGFPVEVLGTDLHEASLETARKASYGTWSRRESAPKLFPLYVESGERQVTILPVVRRVTTFAQANLLAPLPERFGRFDFILCRNVLTYFNPAARDAAITLLSRTLNPGGLLFLGAVEVDRVPAGMVREGTPELQAFRLLAPGEAAPSTPSSRARAAESSARAAAQARRAAPAPRPAPVRAAAAAPPSASCPSSSPPTVSRRAPAAPWRCWTRGRT